The following DNA comes from Riemerella anatipestifer ATCC 11845 = DSM 15868.
TAGATCTATTAGTGATAAATTTATCATCTAATTGATAATCAGTAAATAAAAACAATTGGAAATAAAACAATTTTAAATTTTTTATAAATGAAATCTATTACAATTCAAGGACAGAAAAGAGAAAGCGTAGGCAAAAAATCTACGAAAGCGTTACGCGATGCTGAATTAGTTCCTTGTGTTGTTTATGGAGGTAAAGAACCTTTACATTTTTCTACTGAAGAAAAATCGTTCAAAAACTTGGTTTACACTCCTGAGGCACACACGGTATCTATTGAAGTAAACGGAGAAACTATTCCAGCGGTATTGCAGGATATTCAGTTTCACCCTATTACAGACAGAATCCTTCATGTGGACTTCTATCAGTTAAGCGATGACAAACCAGTGGTTATGGAGGTGCCAGTAAGAATTACAGGTAGATCTAGAGGGGTTGTTGCTGGTGGTGTACTTAGACAATCTTTCAGAAAGCTTAAAGTAAAAGCGCTTCCTGCTAACTTACCAGACGAAATCGTTATAGATGTAACGAAACTAAGAATTGGTAACAAAACTTATGTAGGTGATATCAAATCTCCAGATTACACATTTATGCATCCAGACAATGCTGTGGTAGTGGCAGTTAAGATGTCTAGAACTGCAATGAAAGGTGGAGCTATTGCTGATGATGACGATGAAGAGGAGGAAGAAGCTGCAGCTGAATAAGATTTAACAAGAATTTATAATCATAAATCCCACTTTTAACAGGTGGGATTTTTATTTTTGTATATAGGAAAGATTATAGAATGTCAAAAGAGAGGCTGGTAGATTTTCTTCCATTGGGAGCTTTTAGTTATGTGGAAAAATGGTGTAATGGTTATTCTGTATTTATTAAAATAACTAAAGATAGAGTGTCTAAGTTGGGGGATTATAAGAAATTAAAAAATAAAGGTCATCAGATTACAATTAACGGAGGACTTGAGAAACCTTTGTTCTTTTTTGTATTAACTCACGAAATAGCACATCTTATAGCATTTGAGAAATATAAAAAGATAGCTCCTCACGGCAAAGAATGGAAGCAAACTTTTAGGGAGCTAATATTAGAAAGCTTGGAAATTTATGATGTTGATTTTCAAAAAATATTATTAAAATTCTCTAAAAATCCTAAGGCAAGTTTTAATGCGAGTCGGGATTTAGAAATGTATTTTAAAAAAGAAAACAGAGATGGAGCTTTATTTATAGAAAATTTAGACGAAGGGCAGATTTTTACTTTCAGAAACGCCAAATTTAGAATGATTGAAAAAAAAGAAAAAGCGTTATCTTTGTACTCATCTGGATACAGGGAGGCAATATTTGTTCAGTCCTTTTGCAGAGATTTTAATTGATTAAATAAGAGAAATGGAATATAATAAAAATCACTATTGTGTCATTATGGCAGGGGGGATTGGGAGTCGTTTTTGGCCTCTAAGTACCCAAAGCTATCCTAAGCAATTTCAAGATATACTAGGTGTGGGTAGAACTATGATACAACAAAC
Coding sequences within:
- a CDS encoding 50S ribosomal protein L25/general stress protein Ctc; translated protein: MKSITIQGQKRESVGKKSTKALRDAELVPCVVYGGKEPLHFSTEEKSFKNLVYTPEAHTVSIEVNGETIPAVLQDIQFHPITDRILHVDFYQLSDDKPVVMEVPVRITGRSRGVVAGGVLRQSFRKLKVKALPANLPDEIVIDVTKLRIGNKTYVGDIKSPDYTFMHPDNAVVVAVKMSRTAMKGGAIADDDDEEEEEAAAE
- a CDS encoding SprT-like domain-containing protein — encoded protein: MSKERLVDFLPLGAFSYVEKWCNGYSVFIKITKDRVSKLGDYKKLKNKGHQITINGGLEKPLFFFVLTHEIAHLIAFEKYKKIAPHGKEWKQTFRELILESLEIYDVDFQKILLKFSKNPKASFNASRDLEMYFKKENRDGALFIENLDEGQIFTFRNAKFRMIEKKEKALSLYSSGYREAIFVQSFCRDFN